The following are encoded together in the Microtus pennsylvanicus isolate mMicPen1 chromosome 8, mMicPen1.hap1, whole genome shotgun sequence genome:
- the LOC142855689 gene encoding taste receptor type 2 member 105-like: protein MQSATAGVLLSVATAEAVLGVLGNSIIALVNCLDWARKKKISKTGLLLTGLATTRICLIWIISFDAYIKVFFPSMYRSYSLIESITYMWLTVNYLSVWFAASLSIFYFLKIANFSNYVFLWMKRKTVKVFYFLVGCLLISWLISFSLVVENIEGNKMKQRNRTWEIHQEGKKAIIKYVLVNVGVLSFFMMTLFTCFLLIVSLWRHSRRMQSHGSGFRDLNTEAHVKAMKVLISFIILYTFYFIGILIEIICMFMPENKLLFIFGFTMASMYPCCHSFILILTSNQLKQSSLRVLKGLKCCEKGKGLRTM, encoded by the coding sequence ATGCAGAGTGCAACGGCAGGTGTCCTCCTTTCTGTTGCAACTGCTGAAGCTGTGCTGGGAGTTTTAGGGAACTCAATTATTGCACTTGTGAATTGCCTGGACTGGGCCAGGAAAAAGAAGATCTCTAAGACTGGCCTCCTTCTCACTGGCTTGGCGACTACCAGGATTTGTCTTATATGGATAATATCTTTTGATGCCTATATAAAGGTCTTCTTCCCAAGTATGTATAGGTCTTACAGTCTAATTGAAAGCATCACGTACATGTGGCTTACTGTGAATTACCTGAGTGTTTGGTTTGCTGCCAGTCTCAGCATcttctattttctgaaaatagCAAATTTTTCCAACTATGTATTTCTCTGGATGAAGAGGAAAACTGTTAAAGTTTTTTACTTTCTAGTGGGGTGCTTGCTAATCTCATGGCTAATCTCCTTCTCACTCGTTGTGGAGAATATAGAGggtaataaaatgaagcaaagaaaCAGAACCTGGGAGATCCACcaggaggggaaaaaagcaaTTATTAAGTATGTTTTAGTCAATGTTGGAGTCTTGTCTTTCTTTATGATGACCCTATTCACATGTTTCTTGTTAATCGTTTCTCTTTGGAGACACAGCAGGAGGATGCAATCACATGGCTCAGGATTCCGAGACCTCAACACAGAAGCTCATGTGAAGGCCATGAAAGTGTTGATTTCCTTTATTATcctttacacattttattttatagggaTTTTAATAGAGATCATCTGCATGTTTATGCCAGAAAACaaattgttgtttatttttggtttcacaATGGCATCCATGTATCCCTGCTGTCACTCATTTATTCTAATTCTAACAAGCAATCAGCTGAAGCAAAGCTCACTTAGGGTACTGAAGGGGTTAAAGTGCTGTGAGAAAGGGAAAGGTCTCAGAACCATGTGA
- the LOC142855444 gene encoding taste receptor type 2 member 104-like — protein sequence MLSAMEGILLFIATTEAVMGVLGSSFIALVNCTDWIRRKKLSKIDFILTGLAFSRIFTIWLITLDAYSKVLFQNIFMTSDLSKCIYYIWVIIIYLNIWLANSLNIFYLLKIANFSHSIFLWLKRRTDKVFAFLTGCLIIMWLTSFPLAAKVIKDVKMSNTSWLIDPEKSELLISYVFANMGVISLFVMALTACFLLIISLWRHTRWMQSHDSRFWDLNGEAHVKAMKVLISFITLFILHFMGFFIEALCLFLTENKLLFIFGFTMASMYPWCHSFILILTSSQLKQALMRVLKRLKCCET from the coding sequence ATGCTGAGTGCAATGGAAGGCATCCTCCTTTTTATTGCTACTACTGAGGCTGTGATGGGAGTTTTAGGGAGCTCATTTATTGCACTTGTAAACTGTACAGACTGGATCAGGCGCAAGAAGCTctctaaaattgattttattctcACTGGCTTGGCGTTCTCCAGGATCTTTACCATATGGTTAATAACTTTAGACGCATACTCAAAGGTTTTATTTCAGAATATCTTTATGACTAGTGATCTAAGTAAATGCATATATTACATATGGGTAATTATTATCTACCTGAACATCTGGCTTGCCAACAGTCTCAACATCTTCTATCTCCTGAAGATAGCAAATTTTTCCCACTCCATTTTTCTATGGTTAAAGAGGAGAACCGATAAAGTTTTTGCCTTTCTAACAGGATGCTTAATTATAATGTGGCTAACTTCCTTTCCACTAGCTGCAAAGGTGATTAAAGATGTTAAAATGAGTAACACATCCTGGCTGATCGACCCGGAGAAAAGCGAGTTACTTATAAGCTATGTTTTTGCCAATATGGGAGTGATTTCCCTCTTTGTAATGGCCCTGACTGCATGTTTTCTGTTAATTATTTCCCTTTGGAGACACACCAGGTGGATGCAATCACATGACTCAAGATTCTGGGACCTCAACGGAGAAGCTCATGTGAAAGCCATGaaagttttaatttcatttatcaCACTCTTTATCTTACATTTTATGGGTTTTTTCATAGAAGCATTATGCTTGTTtctcacagaaaacaaacttctgtttatttttggtttcacaATGGCATCCATGTATCCCTGGTGCCACTCGTTTATTCTAATTCTAACAAGCAGCCAGCTGAAGCAAGCCTTGATGAGGGTACTGAAGAGATTAAAGTGCTGTGAGACTTAA
- the LOC142855690 gene encoding taste receptor type 2 member 106-like, with translation MTTIVEGILLCFATSASVLGVLVNGFILCKTCTDYVRQKKCSKISFILTGLAISRICVIGVLIVDGYLKLFSPHMAASDTHVTCVAYLWVIINHVSTWFATSLNLFYLLKIANFSHYIFLCLKRRINTIFILLLGCLFISWSISLPQIMKMFNDHMQHRNTSWKLHLLKSEFIINHIVLNLGIFFFFMMTIIMSFLIIISIWRHSRQMKLNISGFNNINTEVHVKAIKVLISFIILFILHFMGVFLETLSFFKSGNKLLLALGLAIACIYPCCHSFILILANSQLNQASLRALNQLKCYGEGTEVKTTWQT, from the coding sequence ATGACGACTATAGTTGAAGGCATTCTCCTTTGTTTTGCAACAAGTGCGTCAGTGCTAGGAGTCCTAGTGAATGGGTTTATCCTGTGTAAAACCTGCACTGACTATGTCAGGCAGAAGAAGTGCTCCAAGATCAGCTTCATTCTCACAGGTTTGGCTATTTCCAGAATCTGCGTCATAGGTGTACTCATTGTTGAtggatatttaaaattattttctccacATATGGCTGCCTCTGACACCCACGTTACATGTGTTGCTTATCTGTGGGTAATTATCAATCATGTAAGTACATGGTTTGCCACCAGCCTCAACCTCTTCTATCTGCTGAAGATAGCAAATTTTTCTCACTACATCTTTCTCTGTTTGAAAAGAAGAATCAATACGATCTTTATTCTTCTTCTGGGATGCTTGTTTATATCATGGTCAATTTCTCTTCCGCAAATAATGAAGATGTTTAATGATCACATGCAACACAGAAATACATCCTGGAAGCTTCACCTTCTTAAAAGTGAGTTCATTATAAACCACATTGTTCTCAACCTGggaatctttttcttctttatgatgACTATCATTATGTCTTTCCTAATAATTATTTCAATTTGGAGGCACAGCAGGCAGATGAAGTTGAATATCTCAGGATTCAATAACATTAACACAGAAGTTCATGTGAAGGccataaaagttttaatttcttttattattctgtttatcTTGCATTTCATGGGTGTTTTCTTAGAAACCCTGAGCTTTTTCAAATCAGGAAATAAATTGCTGCTTGCTTTGGGTTTGGCAATTGCATGCATATATCCTTGCTGTCACTCATTCATCCTAATTCTAGCAAACAGCCAACTGAATCAAGCATCTTTGAGGGCACTGAACCAACTAAAGTGCTATGGGGAAGGCACAGAGGTCAAAACAACATGGCAAACTTAG